The following are from one region of the Ischnura elegans chromosome 12, ioIscEleg1.1, whole genome shotgun sequence genome:
- the LOC124169595 gene encoding uncharacterized protein LOC124169595 isoform X2 — MPRSKEGKKRSAVVKENIECAVMAVINGEMSLRQACADFTVKLGTLHRHIEIHKQSGSDVYKYEATNAVKQVFNITMEEELLDYIKQAALLHYGLTKWEIRELAYQYAKANKVKYPQQWDENQTAGGEWMRNFMKKHEASVALRKPEATSLARSTSFNKFNVQAFFKNVKTVLEKHGPFPAHQIYNVDETGLSTVHVPPKIVAPKGIKQLGSMTSGERGQNVTMIAAINAVGNHIPPMFVFPRVNFKDFMLTGAPVGSIGGANPSGWSNESLFLKFLDHFIQHAKPSKEEPILMFLDNHDSHVNIPVIEKARASGIIMITFPPHTSHKLQPLDRTVFGSFKMHYNRAMNNWMSSNPGKSVSVYDVAQLVGRAFPLAFTTSNILSGFSATGISPLNEDIFQEDEFLSSYVSDRPDPALNPGERHEPLQLVSKPSTSEEPTISPVMIRPFPKALPRKGTSKGRAKGKSRILTDTPNKEEIAAQKTSGISKKKKPVKRKLIIDDSGDECEQVICQDSSYKEVSVQEILEQDAEDKIEENAIAVGMGEKSMKYVLPLKSVVRAVGQFVAVTYDNELYPGKIINVNDDGATISSMTKSKKSWKWPEKEDILIYPWEDILGGINSPRQISKRGFFHVPELNSMN, encoded by the coding sequence ATGTGTATAAATATGAAGCAACAAATGCAGTAAAAcaagtttttaatattacaatggaggaggAACTGCTTGACTACATAAAGCAGGCAGCTCTTCTGCATTATGGGTTAACGAAATGGGAGATACGGGAGCTTGCATACCAGTATGCTAAAGCAAACAAAGTTAAATATCCTCAACAGTGGGATGAAAACCAAACTGCCGGAGGTGAATGGAtgagaaattttatgaagaaacatGAAGCTTCGGTTGCACTTCGGAAGCCTGAAGCAACGTCTCTTGCTCGATCAACAAGCTTTAATAAATTCAATGTACAagcattctttaaaaatgttaaaactgttCTGGAAAAGCATGGTCCATTTCCTGCACATCAAATTTACAATGTGGATGAGACAGGGCTATCAACGGTCCACGTACCACCGAAAATTGTGGCTCCAAAAGGCATAAAACAGTTGGGAAGTATGACTTCTGGAGAAAGGGGACAGAATGTGAccatgattgctgcaattaacgCTGTTGGGAATCACATTCCTCCTATGTTTGTGTTTCCGAGAGTAAATTTCAAGGATTTCATGTTAACTGGAGCTCCAGTAGGTAGCATAGGAGGTGCTAACCCATCCGGGTGGTCCAATGAGAgtctattcttgaaatttttagatcaTTTCATACAACATGCAAAGCCTTCAAAAGAGGAACCAATTCTCATGTTCCTTGACAACCATGATAGCCATGTGAATATCCCAGTTATTGAGAAGGCCCGAGCTTCAGGAATAATTATGATCACATTTCCTCCACACACTTCACATAAACTTCAGCCTCTAGATCGGACAGTTTTTGGTTCTTTCAAGATGCATTATAATAGGGCAATGAATAACTGGATGTCCTCCAACCCAGGGAAATCTGTGTCAGTGTATGATGTTGCTCAATTGGTGGGCAGAGCATTTCCTCTTGCTTTTACTACCAGCAACATTCTGAGTGGTTTTAGTGCTACTGGCATCTCGCCACTGAATGAGGACATTTTTCAGGAAGATGAGTTTCTTTCCTCGTATGTCTCAGACCGTCCCGATCCAGCACTGAATCCAGGAGAAAGGCATGAGCCACTGCAATTGGTGAGTAAACCTTCAACAAGTGAAGAGCCTACAATCTCACCAGTGATGATCAGACCGTTTCCAAAGGCGCTGCCTAGGAAGGGGACTTCTAAAGGAAGAGCAAAAGGAAAATCTAGAATTCTAACAGACACACCCAACAAGGAGGAAATTGCAGCACAGAAAACAAGTGGTATCAGTAAGAAGAAAAAGCCCGTTAAACGTAAGTTGATAATAGACGATAGTGGGGACGAGTGCGAACAGGTGATTTGTCAAGATTCTTCATATAAAGAAGTGAGTGTGCAAGAAATACTTGAACAAGATGCTGAAGACAAAATCGAAGAAAATGCCATTGCAGTGGGTATGGGagaaaaaagcatgaaatatgttctTCCTCTAAAAAGTGTTGTTCGTGCAGTGGGGCAGTTTGTAGCAGTTACATATGATAACGAATTGTATCCTGGGAAAATAATCAATGTTAATGATGATGGGGCAACCATTAGCTCAATGACAAAATCAAAAAAGTCATGGAAATGGCCAGAGAAAGAAGACATTTTAATATATCCATGGGAAGATATTTTAGGTGGTATTAACTCTCCAAGGCAAATTTcaaaaagaggattttttcaTGTACCAGAATTAAACTCAATGAATTAG